The following coding sequences lie in one Arachis ipaensis cultivar K30076 chromosome B03, Araip1.1, whole genome shotgun sequence genomic window:
- the LOC107634200 gene encoding uncharacterized protein LOC107634200, which yields MQISLMKSVSMHGLQKLKGVDIQGVQNVYIDAPNIEKIYYGADSYEPSKMNFDSCGNLRALTLMNMKIEFLFTDIWFLHLSSKFPFLESLELVECSMYENINISSSQLKALVLSNCSTMDKLEIDTPNLLSFRYYYAGDDLPSISFLSCSNRLDVNVRFNMIHPRLYQLGKFVKQFKPQKLLTSLSLSIRPCIPSDESFYDHEYYFWEDPYSLPPTLPVPSIKNLVIRSVREDKSKYSLLVNRLFYGWCPETISLSLNPSHCTKAFIEFFYWWLLETKKAKGKFCSYCYPKSKCWFHGLKDVKVTSSVKNDVNVVDFVHLKSLLCGLSSSDNANISFRLK from the exons ATGCAAATTTCTCTTATGAAATCAGTAAGCATGCATGGTCTACAAAAGCTCAAGGGAGTTGATATTCAGGGAGTACAAAATGTCTATATTGATGCTCCAAATATTGAGAAAATATATTATGGTGCTGACAGTTATGAGCCCTCCAAGATGAATTTTGATAGTTGTGGAAATTTGAGAGCTTTGACCTTAATGAATATGAAGATTGAATTTCTTTTTACAGATATATGGTTTCTTCATCTATCTTCCAAATTTCCTTTCCTTGAGAGTTTGGAATTGGTTGAATGCTCCATGTATGAGAACATTAATATTTCAAGTTCTCAACTCAAGGCTTTGGTGTTATCTAATTGCTCTACCATGGATAAGCTTGAAATTGACACTCCAAATCTATTATCATTTCGATACTATTATGCTGGTGATGACTTACCTTCCATATCTTTTCTAAGCTGTTCTAATCGACTGGATGTAAATGTTCGGTTCAATATGATTCATCCACGTCTTTACCAGTTGGGGAAATTTGTCAAACAGTTTAAACCACAAAAGTTATTGACATCACTCTCCCTCTCCATCCGTCCTTGCATCCCTTCTGATGAGAGTTTTTATGATCATGAATATTAT TTTTGGGAAGACCCATATTCATTGCCACCTACATTGCCTGTGCCAAGCATCAAAAACTTGGTCATACGCTCTGTTCGGGAAGATAAATCTAAGTATTCACTTCTTGTGAATCGCTTGTTCTATGGTTGGTGCCCAGAAACTATTTCATTGAGCTTGAACCCGTCTCATTGCACCAAAGCATTCATTGAG TTTTTCTACTGGTGGCTACTCGAAACCAAAAAGGCAAAGGGCAAGTTTTGCTCCTATTGTTATCCCAAGTCTAAGTGTTGGTTTCATGGCTTGAAGGATGTCAAGGTCACAAGCTCAGTCAAGAATGATGTGAATGTTGTTGATTTTGTTCATCTCAAATCTCTCTTATGTGGATTGTCAAGTTCTGATAATGCAAATATTAGTTTTAGATTAAAGtag